Proteins encoded together in one Microbacterium oxydans window:
- a CDS encoding MFS transporter, producing the protein MTRTASIPTTETDAPRVGARGWAALIVLMLPVLLVSVDNTVLSFALPEISIALAPTGAEQLWIIDVYPLVLAGLLVTMGTLGDRFGRRKLLLIGAIGFAAVSGLAAFAPTAGLLIAARALLGFFGAMLMPSTLSLLRSIFQNRDQRRMAIAVWASAFSAGSALGPIVGGFLLEHFAWGSVFLIAVPVLIPLLIAAPLLVPESRDPNPGKIDLVSIVLSMATMIPVVYAIKSLAVDGPSLTAAAWALLGFGMGYLFVRRQLRVTSPMLDMALFRRGSFSGAILVNLLSVVALVGFLYFVSQHLQLVLGLSPMTAGLALVPGMLAMIVAGLSVVPVSRRVPPHIVIPVALAFSVAGYLIVAFTTHEHGVLPLIVAFVVLGIGIGAAETISNELILSSAPAAKAGAASAVSETAYELGAVLGTAVLGGIITAFYRGALVLPEGLPADVAHAAGETLAGAYTAAHALPGQLGDALWAAATEAFGSGVMVTSLIGAGLVVLAAVIAAVTLRKAPTH; encoded by the coding sequence ATGACCCGTACTGCGTCGATCCCGACGACAGAGACGGATGCTCCCCGCGTCGGAGCCCGCGGCTGGGCGGCACTCATCGTCCTCATGCTGCCGGTGCTGCTGGTGTCGGTGGACAACACGGTGCTGAGCTTCGCGCTCCCCGAGATCTCCATCGCCCTCGCGCCCACCGGCGCCGAGCAGCTGTGGATCATCGATGTGTACCCCCTCGTGCTCGCCGGCCTCCTCGTCACGATGGGCACCCTGGGCGACCGGTTCGGACGCCGGAAGCTGCTGCTCATCGGAGCGATCGGCTTCGCGGCCGTCTCCGGTCTCGCCGCGTTCGCCCCGACCGCCGGGCTGCTCATCGCGGCGCGAGCGCTCCTCGGTTTCTTCGGCGCCATGCTGATGCCGTCGACGCTCTCCCTGCTGCGTTCGATCTTCCAGAACCGCGATCAGCGCCGCATGGCGATCGCGGTCTGGGCGTCGGCGTTCTCGGCAGGTTCCGCACTCGGCCCGATCGTGGGTGGGTTCCTGCTCGAGCACTTCGCGTGGGGATCGGTGTTCCTCATCGCGGTGCCGGTGCTCATCCCGCTGCTCATCGCCGCCCCGCTGCTCGTTCCCGAGAGCCGCGATCCGAACCCCGGGAAGATCGACCTGGTCAGCATCGTGCTCTCGATGGCGACCATGATCCCCGTGGTCTACGCGATCAAGTCGCTGGCCGTCGACGGGCCCAGCCTCACGGCCGCCGCCTGGGCGCTGCTCGGCTTCGGCATGGGCTACCTGTTCGTCCGGCGCCAGCTGCGGGTGACGTCGCCGATGCTCGACATGGCGCTCTTCCGCCGCGGTTCGTTCTCGGGCGCGATCCTGGTGAACCTGCTCAGCGTCGTGGCGCTCGTGGGCTTCCTCTACTTCGTGTCGCAGCATCTGCAGCTCGTCCTCGGGCTGTCCCCGATGACGGCGGGTCTGGCCCTCGTGCCCGGAATGCTCGCGATGATCGTCGCCGGGCTCTCGGTCGTGCCGGTCTCGCGTCGCGTGCCGCCGCACATCGTGATCCCCGTCGCCCTGGCGTTCTCGGTGGCCGGATACCTGATCGTCGCGTTCACGACGCACGAGCACGGCGTCCTGCCGCTCATCGTCGCGTTCGTGGTGCTGGGCATCGGGATCGGGGCGGCGGAGACGATCTCCAACGAGCTGATCCTGTCGAGCGCCCCCGCCGCGAAGGCCGGTGCGGCCAGCGCCGTGTCCGAGACCGCGTACGAGCTCGGCGCCGTGCTCGGCACCGCGGTGCTCGGAGGCATCATCACCGCCTTCTACCGCGGCGCACTCGTGCTTCCGGAAGGCCTGCCCGCCGATGTCGCACACGCCGCCGGTGAGACCCTCGCCGGCGCGTACACCGCCGCACACGCCCTGCCCGGCCAGCTCGGCGACGCCCTGTGGGCGGCGGCGACGGAGGCCTTCGGATCCGGCGTCATGGTGACCTCGCTGATCGGCGCGGGACTCGTCGTCCTCGCGGCCGTCATCGCCGCCGTCACACTGCGCAAGGCACCCACGCACTGA
- a CDS encoding 3-isopropylmalate dehydrogenase, whose translation MSRVVKLAVIPGDGIGPEVIAEAEKVLDAVTASSDVVFDKTRFSLGAGRFLETGDTLTDEDLAAIAAHDAILLGAVGGTPGDPRLKDANIERGLLLKLRFTLDHYVNLRPSKLFVGAPGPLAAPGEIDFVVVREGTEGPYVGNGGTIRRGTPQEVANETSVNTAFGVERVVRYAFELAERRRRTLTLVHKTNVLVHAGAIWQRIVNEVAAEHPDVTVDYLHVDAATIFLVTDPSRFDVIVTDNLFGDILTDLAGAVTGGIGLAASGNINPDGAFPSMFEPVHGSAPDIAGQQKADPTAAILSIALLLDHLGLTAESARISAAVEADIAARTGARTTAEIGSAITARL comes from the coding sequence ATGTCGCGTGTCGTGAAGCTGGCCGTCATCCCGGGTGACGGCATCGGACCCGAGGTCATCGCCGAGGCGGAGAAGGTGCTCGACGCCGTGACCGCCTCCAGCGACGTGGTCTTCGACAAGACGCGCTTCTCGCTCGGAGCCGGACGCTTCCTCGAGACCGGTGACACGCTCACGGACGAGGACCTCGCCGCGATCGCCGCGCACGACGCGATCCTGCTCGGCGCGGTCGGCGGCACCCCCGGCGACCCGCGCCTCAAGGACGCGAACATCGAGCGCGGCCTCCTCCTCAAGCTGCGCTTCACGCTCGACCACTACGTCAACCTGCGCCCGTCGAAGCTGTTCGTCGGTGCACCGGGACCCCTGGCCGCGCCGGGCGAGATCGACTTCGTCGTGGTCCGCGAGGGCACCGAGGGACCGTACGTCGGCAACGGCGGCACGATCCGCCGGGGCACCCCGCAGGAGGTCGCGAACGAGACCTCCGTCAACACGGCCTTCGGTGTGGAGCGCGTCGTGCGCTACGCCTTCGAGCTGGCCGAGCGCCGCCGCCGCACGCTCACGCTCGTGCACAAGACGAACGTGCTCGTGCACGCCGGTGCGATCTGGCAGCGGATCGTGAACGAGGTCGCGGCCGAGCACCCCGACGTGACGGTCGACTACCTGCACGTCGACGCGGCCACCATCTTCCTCGTCACCGACCCCTCGCGCTTCGACGTGATCGTCACCGACAACCTGTTCGGCGACATCCTCACCGACCTCGCGGGAGCCGTGACCGGCGGCATCGGGCTCGCCGCATCGGGGAACATCAACCCCGACGGCGCCTTCCCCTCGATGTTCGAGCCCGTGCACGGCTCGGCGCCCGACATCGCGGGCCAGCAGAAGGCCGACCCGACCGCCGCGATCCTCTCGATCGCGCTGCTGCTCGACCACCTCGGCCTCACCGCCGAATCCGCGCGGATCAGCGCGGCGGTCGAGGCCGACATCGCCGCCCGCACCGGCGCGCGCACCACCGCGGAGATCGGCTCCGCGATCACTGCACGCCTCTGA
- a CDS encoding branched-chain amino acid aminotransferase, whose protein sequence is MTTIDAEATVAPLEFAVTKNLTAASPARLAEVLENPGFGVVFTDHMVDICWSVKGGWHRPRVQPYGPIPLDPAASVLHYAQEIFEGIKAYRHADGSIHTFRPDRNAARLQASARRLALPELPTEYFIQSLRELIAVDGRWVPTGADQSLYLRPFMFAKEAFLGVRAAQKVAYYVIASPAGAYFSGGVKPVRIWLSEEYARAGKGGTGKAKTGGNYASSLLAQSEASAKGCDQVVFLNEKRDVEELGGMNVVFVFKDGRVVTPESDSILEGITRDSLLQLAEDRGYTVEKRPISIDEWRAGVASGDIVEVFACGTAAVVTPIGALVGDGFDEPQPLGELALSLREELTDIQYGRREDKHGWLLRLDA, encoded by the coding sequence ATGACGACCATCGATGCCGAGGCGACCGTGGCTCCCCTGGAGTTCGCCGTCACGAAGAACCTGACTGCCGCGTCTCCCGCGCGGCTCGCCGAGGTCCTGGAGAATCCGGGTTTCGGCGTCGTCTTCACCGACCACATGGTCGACATCTGCTGGTCCGTCAAGGGCGGCTGGCACCGTCCGCGCGTGCAGCCCTACGGACCGATCCCGCTCGACCCCGCGGCGTCCGTCCTGCACTACGCGCAGGAGATCTTCGAGGGCATCAAGGCCTACCGCCACGCGGACGGCTCGATCCACACGTTCCGCCCCGACCGCAACGCCGCGCGTCTGCAGGCCAGCGCCCGTCGTCTCGCGCTGCCCGAGCTGCCGACCGAGTACTTCATCCAGTCGCTGCGCGAGCTCATCGCGGTCGACGGTCGCTGGGTTCCCACCGGCGCCGACCAGAGCCTGTACCTGCGGCCGTTCATGTTCGCGAAGGAGGCCTTCCTCGGCGTCCGCGCGGCGCAGAAGGTCGCCTACTACGTGATCGCGAGCCCGGCGGGCGCCTACTTCTCCGGCGGGGTGAAGCCGGTGCGCATCTGGCTGTCCGAGGAGTATGCCCGCGCGGGCAAGGGCGGCACCGGCAAGGCGAAGACCGGCGGCAACTACGCCTCGAGCCTGCTCGCGCAGAGCGAGGCCAGCGCCAAGGGCTGCGACCAGGTCGTCTTCCTCAACGAGAAGCGCGACGTCGAGGAGCTCGGCGGCATGAACGTCGTGTTCGTCTTCAAGGACGGCCGCGTGGTCACGCCCGAGTCGGACAGCATCCTCGAGGGCATCACCCGCGACTCGCTCCTGCAGCTGGCGGAGGACCGCGGCTACACCGTCGAGAAGCGACCGATCTCGATCGACGAGTGGCGTGCGGGCGTGGCGTCCGGCGACATCGTCGAGGTGTTCGCCTGCGGCACCGCCGCGGTGGTCACCCCGATCGGTGCGCTGGTCGGCGACGGGTTCGACGAGCCGCAGCCGCTCGGTGAGCTCGCCCTCTCCCTGCGCGAGGAGCTCACCGACATCCAGTACGGTCGCCGCGAGGACAAGCACGGCTGGCTCCTGCGCCTCGACGCCTGA
- a CDS encoding fumarylacetoacetate hydrolase family protein, with protein MKIARFSHDEAIMYGIIDERELVVLAGDPMFTGYETTGARVPLADAALLAPVIPRSKVVCVGKNYHDHAAEMGGEAPEEPLLFLKPNTAVIGPGDAIVRPALSDRTEYEGELVVVIGKIAKNVKAENALDYVLGYTIGNDVTARDLQRKDGQWARAKGFDTFCPLGPVIETDFEPANATIETRVNGEVRQHAPLTDMIHSVPAIIEYASAVFTLLPGDVIMTGTPAGVGTFEAGDVVEVEISGLGILRNTVRDAVPAS; from the coding sequence ATGAAGATCGCCCGGTTCAGCCACGACGAAGCCATCATGTACGGGATCATCGACGAGCGCGAGCTCGTGGTGCTGGCCGGAGACCCGATGTTCACGGGCTATGAAACGACGGGTGCACGGGTTCCACTGGCCGACGCCGCACTGCTCGCTCCGGTGATCCCGCGGTCGAAGGTCGTCTGCGTCGGCAAGAACTATCACGACCACGCCGCTGAGATGGGGGGAGAGGCTCCCGAAGAGCCCCTGCTGTTCCTCAAGCCGAACACCGCGGTGATCGGTCCCGGCGACGCGATCGTGCGTCCGGCGCTCTCCGACCGCACCGAGTACGAGGGCGAGCTCGTCGTGGTCATCGGCAAGATCGCGAAGAACGTGAAGGCCGAGAACGCGCTCGACTACGTGCTCGGCTACACGATCGGCAACGACGTGACTGCCCGTGACCTGCAGCGCAAGGACGGACAGTGGGCGCGCGCGAAGGGCTTCGACACCTTCTGCCCGCTCGGACCCGTGATCGAGACCGACTTCGAGCCGGCGAACGCCACGATCGAGACGCGCGTCAACGGCGAGGTGCGCCAGCACGCGCCGCTGACCGACATGATCCACTCCGTGCCCGCGATCATCGAGTACGCCTCCGCCGTGTTCACGCTGCTTCCCGGTGACGTCATCATGACCGGTACTCCGGCGGGCGTGGGCACGTTCGAGGCGGGCGACGTGGTCGAGGTCGAGATCTCGGGGCTGGGCATCCTGCGCAACACCGTGCGCGACGCCGTACCCGCGTCATGA
- a CDS encoding MFS transporter, with product MTDVALTAAQQTAVQRRTVLVLSFGQVLGGIAFGATVSLGALLAADISGSDALSGLATASVTLGAAVCAIPLARLAARVGRRRALTLGNLFALIGIAVVILAASLRIFPLLLAGILMIGAGNAGNLQSRFAATDLAAPQHRGRDLSIVVWSTTIGGVAGPLLLGPGEIVGQAIGMPPQTGSYLFSFVAQCAALVLYIVALRPDPLLAAQRLARAAAATTGATVVDRPRVARYAIFAIAGSHVVMASVMAMTPVHLSHMAHGAGGMAATSADVSALVGITIALHVGGMYALSPVFGVLADRWGRLRVVLLGQVLLAGALGFAIFTGTEAWGVMVALILLGLGWSAATVAGAALLTEASAPELRTRRQGRSDSLMSLSAAAGSVLAGVVLSNFQYAGLGVAAFVLVLAIVALSPLARTGAR from the coding sequence ATGACCGATGTCGCCCTGACGGCGGCGCAGCAGACGGCGGTCCAGCGACGCACCGTGCTGGTGCTGTCGTTCGGGCAGGTGCTCGGCGGCATCGCCTTCGGTGCGACGGTCTCCCTCGGCGCGCTCCTCGCAGCGGACATCTCCGGGAGCGACGCTCTCTCCGGCCTCGCCACGGCCTCCGTGACGCTGGGGGCGGCGGTGTGCGCCATCCCGCTCGCGCGCCTCGCGGCTCGGGTCGGCCGCCGTCGCGCCCTGACGCTGGGGAACCTGTTCGCGCTCATCGGCATCGCCGTCGTCATCCTCGCCGCGTCGCTCCGCATCTTCCCCCTGCTCCTCGCCGGCATCCTGATGATCGGCGCGGGCAACGCGGGCAACCTGCAGTCGCGCTTCGCCGCCACCGATCTGGCCGCCCCGCAGCATCGCGGCCGGGACCTCTCGATCGTCGTCTGGTCGACCACGATCGGCGGGGTGGCGGGCCCCCTGCTCCTCGGGCCGGGGGAGATCGTCGGGCAGGCGATCGGGATGCCGCCGCAGACCGGGTCCTACCTGTTCTCGTTCGTCGCCCAGTGCGCGGCGCTGGTGCTCTACATCGTCGCCCTCCGGCCGGATCCGCTGCTCGCCGCGCAGCGGCTGGCGCGCGCGGCGGCGGCCACCACGGGGGCGACCGTCGTCGACCGTCCGCGGGTCGCGCGCTACGCGATCTTCGCCATCGCCGGCTCGCATGTCGTCATGGCCTCGGTGATGGCGATGACCCCCGTGCACCTCTCGCACATGGCGCACGGCGCGGGCGGGATGGCCGCGACCTCGGCGGACGTCTCGGCCCTCGTGGGGATCACGATCGCCCTCCACGTGGGCGGCATGTACGCTCTGTCGCCGGTGTTCGGCGTCCTGGCCGACCGGTGGGGCCGACTCCGCGTGGTCCTGCTCGGGCAGGTGCTCCTCGCGGGCGCGCTCGGCTTCGCGATCTTCACCGGCACCGAGGCGTGGGGAGTGATGGTCGCGCTCATCCTCCTCGGACTCGGCTGGAGCGCCGCGACCGTGGCCGGCGCCGCGCTGCTCACCGAGGCGTCGGCGCCCGAGCTCCGCACGCGCCGGCAGGGCCGCAGCGACTCGCTCATGAGCCTCTCCGCCGCGGCCGGTTCCGTGCTGGCCGGAGTCGTCCTGTCGAACTTCCAGTACGCGGGGCTCGGCGTCGCCGCTTTCGTGCTGGTCCTCGCGATCGTCGCACTGTCGCCCCTGGCGCGCACGGGCGCTCGATGA
- a CDS encoding class I SAM-dependent methyltransferase encodes MKEWAGVGEAYSASYAALCAGTFPPMREALGAARGRRLLDVGSGDGRLAAAWAGEGWDVTACEPEGSMREVSLRTHPLVPVLDAGLPDLPFRDGSFDVVVANFVLNHVGSPRTSAAELRRVARERVIATTWTRSPSWLWAEVAQRAGIEPVAGRRLPESEEFERTAEGFGRMLDEAGMGRTGAVEHTWTWTATPAALWTSVEGGVAGAGALFAGLGPDARRNFRTAFDEVMEERLVDGALPLEHRAAIAVCTLI; translated from the coding sequence ATGAAGGAGTGGGCGGGCGTCGGCGAGGCCTACTCCGCCTCCTATGCCGCCCTCTGCGCGGGAACGTTCCCGCCGATGCGCGAGGCGCTCGGAGCGGCGCGGGGTCGACGCCTGCTCGACGTCGGCTCGGGGGACGGCAGGCTCGCGGCGGCGTGGGCGGGCGAGGGATGGGACGTCACCGCGTGCGAGCCGGAGGGCAGTATGCGGGAGGTGTCCCTGCGGACCCATCCGCTCGTCCCGGTCCTCGACGCCGGGCTGCCCGACCTTCCGTTCCGCGATGGATCGTTCGACGTCGTGGTGGCGAACTTCGTCCTCAACCACGTCGGGTCCCCGCGCACGTCGGCGGCGGAACTGCGTCGCGTCGCCCGGGAGAGGGTCATCGCGACGACCTGGACCCGTTCGCCGTCCTGGCTGTGGGCGGAGGTCGCCCAGCGTGCCGGCATCGAGCCGGTGGCGGGTCGGCGGCTTCCGGAGAGCGAGGAGTTCGAGCGGACGGCCGAGGGCTTCGGACGGATGCTGGACGAGGCGGGGATGGGGCGCACCGGGGCCGTCGAGCACACCTGGACCTGGACGGCGACGCCGGCCGCGCTGTGGACCTCCGTCGAAGGAGGTGTCGCCGGCGCCGGGGCCCTGTTCGCGGGACTCGGCCCCGATGCGAGGCGGAACTTCCGGACAGCCTTCGACGAGGTCATGGAGGAGCGCCTCGTCGACGGTGCGCTGCCGCTGGAGCATCGTGCCGCGATCGCGGTCTGCACGCTGATCTGA
- the gltX gene encoding glutamate--tRNA ligase — MATPHPLTTTVSGADVRVRFCPSPTGLPHVGMVRTALYNWAYARHNGGKMVFRIEDTDAARDSEESFRQLVDALTWLEIDWDEGVEVGGPHAPYRQSERHDIYRGVIDKLIATGALYESYSTAEEIDARNEAAGRAKQLGYDNFDRDLTDEQKAAFRAEGRQPALRLRVPDEDVTYVDLIRGEVTFPAGSFPDFVVVRPNGVPLYTFVNPVDDALMGITHVLRGEDLMPSTARQLSLYAALIDAGVTTFVPRFAHMPLVLGETGNKKLSKRDPQADLFLHRDRGFIHEGLLNYLALLGWSIGPDRDVFSLDEFTAAFDIVNVNPNPARFDQKKAESINGDHIRMLGEKDFAERTIPYLAAAGLFDEPTHEQLVMAFRVAPLVQERVQLLGEVPGMVGFLFTDDVSYAEDALKGLPANAAEVLDACVVALEPLEEFTPEKIQEALAGELVEKLELKPRVAYGPPRVAITGRRISPPLFESMELLGKEESLRRLRSLSAFLAS, encoded by the coding sequence ATGGCTACCCCTCACCCCCTCACCACGACTGTCAGTGGTGCCGACGTCCGCGTCCGCTTCTGCCCCTCGCCGACCGGACTGCCGCACGTCGGCATGGTCCGCACCGCGCTCTACAACTGGGCCTACGCCCGCCACAACGGCGGGAAGATGGTGTTCCGCATCGAGGACACCGATGCCGCCCGTGACAGCGAGGAGAGCTTCCGTCAGCTCGTCGACGCGCTCACCTGGCTCGAGATCGACTGGGACGAGGGCGTCGAGGTCGGCGGGCCGCACGCGCCGTACCGCCAGTCGGAGCGTCATGACATCTACCGCGGCGTGATCGACAAGCTCATCGCCACCGGCGCCCTGTACGAGAGCTACTCGACGGCCGAGGAGATCGACGCCCGCAACGAGGCCGCGGGCCGCGCCAAGCAGCTCGGCTACGACAACTTCGACCGCGACCTCACGGACGAGCAGAAGGCGGCGTTCCGCGCCGAGGGCCGTCAGCCCGCGCTTCGCCTGCGCGTGCCGGACGAGGACGTCACCTACGTCGACCTCATCCGCGGCGAGGTCACCTTCCCCGCCGGCTCGTTCCCCGACTTCGTCGTGGTGCGGCCGAACGGCGTCCCGCTCTACACGTTCGTGAACCCGGTCGACGATGCGCTCATGGGCATCACGCACGTGCTGCGCGGCGAGGACCTGATGCCGTCGACGGCTCGGCAGCTGTCGCTGTACGCGGCGCTCATCGATGCGGGCGTCACGACGTTCGTCCCGCGCTTCGCGCACATGCCGCTGGTGCTGGGGGAGACGGGCAACAAGAAGCTCTCCAAGCGCGACCCGCAGGCCGACCTGTTCCTGCACCGTGATCGGGGCTTCATCCACGAGGGTCTGCTGAACTACCTCGCCCTCCTCGGCTGGTCGATCGGGCCGGACCGCGACGTGTTCTCGCTCGACGAGTTCACCGCCGCCTTCGACATCGTGAACGTGAACCCGAACCCGGCGCGCTTCGATCAGAAGAAGGCCGAGTCGATCAACGGCGACCACATCCGGATGCTGGGGGAGAAGGACTTCGCCGAGCGCACGATCCCGTATCTCGCCGCCGCTGGTCTGTTCGACGAGCCCACGCATGAGCAGCTGGTGATGGCGTTCCGCGTCGCACCCCTCGTGCAGGAGCGCGTGCAGCTGCTGGGCGAGGTCCCCGGCATGGTCGGCTTCCTGTTCACGGACGACGTCTCCTACGCCGAGGACGCGCTCAAGGGGCTCCCGGCCAACGCCGCCGAGGTCCTGGACGCGTGCGTCGTGGCTCTCGAGCCGCTGGAAGAGTTCACGCCGGAGAAGATCCAGGAGGCTCTCGCCGGGGAACTGGTCGAGAAGCTCGAGCTCAAGCCGCGCGTCGCCTACGGTCCGCCCCGCGTGGCCATCACCGGCCGCCGGATCTCGCCGCCGCTGTTCGAGTCGATGGAGCTCCTGGGCAAGGAAGAGTCCCTGCGTCGTCTGCGCTCCCTCTCCGCGTTCCTCGCGAGCTGA
- a CDS encoding dihydrolipoamide acetyltransferase family protein: protein MIDILMPRLSDTMTEGAIAAWHKKPGDDVAAGDLLLEVETDKALMEQEAYDSGVLVEILVPEGENVAIGTPIARLDDGSGSPAPSTGPAAGVQERPSAAPDPEPTTAAQVAPTASSSLGMTTGRVAATPLVRRIAREQGIDLAAVSGTGPGGRIVRADLDELRAAPAPAAEDLAADTIPFDATRRTIAARMSETTSIPTFTVTSSARVDEFLALRARINESTGTPARVSVNDLVVKAVALALRAHPEINASYSPAGGGATLLHRDVHVGVAMAAPAGLVVPVVRSADAATITSIAGRTRDLAERAAERRLTAAELAGGTFTVSNLGMFGVDRFTAIINPPQGAILAVGGIREELTLVDDRVIAHRRIGYTLTADHRIIDGAVGARFLATLTHLLEEPLQLLL, encoded by the coding sequence ATGATCGACATCCTCATGCCCCGCCTCTCCGACACGATGACCGAGGGGGCCATCGCCGCCTGGCACAAGAAACCGGGCGACGACGTCGCCGCGGGCGACCTCCTGCTCGAGGTCGAGACCGACAAGGCCCTCATGGAACAGGAGGCGTACGACTCCGGTGTGCTGGTGGAGATCCTCGTCCCCGAGGGCGAGAACGTCGCCATCGGCACCCCGATCGCCAGGCTCGACGACGGCAGCGGCTCCCCCGCGCCCTCGACGGGACCCGCCGCGGGTGTGCAGGAGCGTCCGTCAGCAGCCCCCGACCCTGAACCGACGACCGCCGCACAGGTGGCGCCGACAGCGTCGAGCAGCCTCGGGATGACCACCGGACGCGTGGCAGCGACCCCTCTCGTCCGCCGCATCGCCCGGGAGCAGGGGATCGACCTCGCTGCGGTGTCGGGCACGGGGCCCGGAGGACGCATCGTCCGAGCCGACCTCGACGAGCTCCGCGCCGCGCCCGCTCCGGCGGCCGAAGACCTCGCCGCGGACACGATCCCGTTCGACGCGACCCGCAGGACCATCGCTGCGCGGATGTCGGAGACCACGTCGATCCCGACGTTCACCGTGACGTCCTCCGCACGGGTCGACGAGTTCCTCGCACTGCGGGCGCGGATCAACGAGAGCACGGGGACTCCGGCTCGCGTCAGTGTGAACGACCTCGTGGTCAAGGCGGTGGCCCTGGCCCTGCGGGCTCACCCGGAGATCAATGCGTCATACTCCCCCGCCGGCGGCGGCGCCACCCTCCTTCACCGTGACGTGCATGTCGGCGTCGCGATGGCCGCCCCCGCAGGACTCGTCGTCCCCGTGGTCCGCTCGGCGGATGCCGCGACGATCACGAGCATCGCCGGCCGCACGCGCGATCTCGCCGAGCGGGCCGCCGAGCGCCGACTCACCGCGGCAGAGCTCGCCGGCGGCACCTTCACCGTCAGCAACCTCGGCATGTTCGGCGTCGACCGGTTCACGGCGATCATCAACCCGCCGCAGGGCGCCATCCTCGCGGTCGGCGGAATCCGTGAGGAGCTGACGCTCGTCGACGACCGGGTGATCGCCCACCGGCGGATCGGCTACACGCTCACCGCCGATCACCGCATCATCGACGGCGCCGTCGGAGCACGGTTCCTGGCGACTCTCACCCATCTGCTCGAAGAGCCGCTGCAGCTCCTGCTGTGA
- a CDS encoding alpha-ketoacid dehydrogenase subunit beta, which yields MSIISYRQALHDALRLEMLRDDDVFLIGEEIGLFEGSYKITAGLLDEFGPKRVRDTPIAEEGFTGAAIGAAMVGLRPVVEIMTINFSLLALDQIVNHAAKIYGMFGGQAHVPLVIRTPGGGGQQLGATHSQNIELYYAFVPGMKVVAPATPADAKALMIAAIRDEDPVLVLENLSLYNTTGEVPEDLEPAEIGRASVMREGSDITVVAYSRMALVALEAAERLAADGIDVEVIDLRSLRPLDRETIVASVRKTTCAVTLEDDWLTYGIGAEIAATISDGAFDWLDAPVRRVAMAEVPMPYAKSLETAALPSVEDAVTAIRETLDAVARRR from the coding sequence TTGAGCATCATCAGCTACCGCCAGGCTCTGCACGACGCCCTCCGTCTCGAGATGCTGCGAGACGACGACGTGTTCCTCATCGGCGAGGAGATCGGACTCTTCGAAGGGTCGTACAAGATCACCGCCGGTCTGCTGGACGAGTTCGGGCCGAAGCGCGTCCGGGACACCCCCATCGCGGAAGAGGGCTTCACCGGCGCCGCGATCGGGGCGGCGATGGTGGGACTGCGCCCCGTGGTCGAGATCATGACGATCAACTTCTCGCTGCTCGCGCTCGACCAGATCGTGAACCATGCAGCGAAGATCTATGGGATGTTCGGCGGCCAGGCCCATGTGCCCCTCGTCATCCGCACGCCCGGGGGCGGCGGGCAGCAGCTCGGCGCCACCCATTCGCAGAACATCGAGCTGTACTACGCGTTCGTGCCCGGCATGAAGGTCGTCGCCCCGGCTACTCCCGCCGACGCGAAGGCGTTGATGATCGCGGCGATCCGCGACGAGGACCCCGTCCTCGTCCTCGAGAACCTCTCGCTGTACAACACGACCGGCGAAGTGCCCGAGGACCTGGAGCCGGCGGAGATCGGGCGCGCGTCGGTCATGCGCGAAGGCAGCGACATCACCGTGGTCGCCTACTCGCGGATGGCTCTCGTCGCCCTCGAAGCCGCCGAGCGCCTGGCCGCCGACGGCATCGACGTCGAGGTCATCGACCTGCGGAGCCTGCGACCGCTCGACCGGGAGACCATCGTCGCCTCCGTCCGCAAGACGACCTGCGCCGTGACCCTCGAAGACGACTGGCTCACCTACGGCATCGGCGCGGAGATCGCCGCGACCATCAGCGACGGCGCCTTCGACTGGCTGGACGCCCCCGTCCGCCGGGTCGCCATGGCCGAGGTGCCGATGCCGTACGCCAAGTCGCTGGAAACCGCAGCGCTGCCCTCTGTGGAGGACGCCGTCACCGCCATCCGTGAAACGCTCGACGCCGTCGCCCGGCGCCGATGA